The DNA region GTCACAGCAAACTTCGAGGAAAAAGTATGGTTGATTATGAGTATTTGAAGATCGTTGTTGGGGGTGGAGTTTCTAGCGGGAATAATTCTATATCAGTCGATCCAGATGATACTGATGCAACAACTTTTGAGCCAGAAAATAGAACTGTTGGGATAGAAGAATTTTCATATGATCCTAATAGTGATACATTCATAACACCAAATAACTATGAACCAGCATATCAGCCTCCATCACCAAACCAACCAAGTCCACCATCCCACCCCCCTTTAGATTCAGAGGTTCCcatagaaaaacaaaactgtcaCAAGCGAAGGAGATCCGAGTATGGAGGGAGTTCAAGCGCTGTTGGGATCAACAATCAAGGCAACGTTCTGGAAAATCTTTCTGTTGGCATTGGGACTATtgctgtgaattttgaaaaaatatccaacatgatggagaaaagagaaaaagatagagATAGAGATAGAGAGCTCGAGGGTATTATTTGGGatgttataaaagaaattcCAAATTTGGATGACATAACGCGTTTCAAGACAGCTGAATTGTTAAATACTAAAgcaaaaaaggattttttcttgaagatgtcacCGGAAGAACGCTCATCTTGGATAAACTTTAAGTTAgggaataattaatattttgatcatctattattaacatattattttaaacatcgTGAGTTTGTTGAACTATATCTTTTGGGTCTCTATTTTGGTTGAagtatttggtttgttttttggtCGAACTATTATGGTTGTATTTTGGTTGAaatatttggtttgttttttggtCGAACTATTATGGTTGAAGTATTTAggttatatattttgtgaaattgttgtggttaaaatttagttatatttattttatatatgaatttgtaTTAACTTTGATATTAACTTTGATATTGACTTATAACCATGACCATGACATAAAGAACGAAGAAATGGATGGAGATATATATAATGAAGATACAAATGATGAAGATATAGATGACGAGGAAACAAATGAAGAATTTTATGAAGCCACATACACATATGTGATGGCAATTTATGCTTTAATAGATATATTAAATCAGTTTTTGAATATGATGCGTGGTGAACATATTGAACGTCCATTAACTCGACGACAAATTACTAGTCGGGGATATGACTATATACACAAAGCATTAAACGATGATCCTGCAATCTTTCGACAAGTATATGGGATGTATCCTGATGTATTTCGAAAGTTGTGCAcgattataagagaaaaaacacCTTTGGAGGATACAAGATTTATTTGTGTTGAAGAAATGCTTGCATCATTCCTACAGATTGTCGGCCATAACACTCGATATTGTGTAATCCGCAATACATTTGGCCGATCACAATTTGCTACAAGTGAAAATTTTCACAAGATTTTGAAAGCTCTGAACTCATTAGCACCTGATTTAATGGTTAGACCAGGCTCAACTGTGCCTGCAAAAATAAGGGAAAGCACAAGGTTTTATCCTTATTTTAAGGTATGTGATCATTatctaattataacaaaattataattataattgtgattgttataataatatttatgattattgATACACACACTTTAGGATTGCATTGGAGCTATTGATGGTACACATATTCCCGCATCAGTAAAAGGACGAGATGTAAGCAGTTATCGTGATCGTCATGGAAATATATCACAAAATGTATTAGCTGCTTGTAACTTTGATTTGGAATTCATGTACGTTCTTAGCGGGTGGGAGGGTTCAGCACATGATTCCAAGGTGTTAAGTGATGTTTTGGCAAGGAAGAATGGACTTAAAGTGCCCCAAGGTAAGAATTATCTGGTGGATTGTGGATTTCCTAATCGACGCAAATTTTTAGCCCCATATCGAGGTGTACGATATCATCTACAAGATTTTGCAGGTCACGGTAATGACcctgaaaatgaaaaggaattatTTAATCTTCGGCATGCATCCTTAAGGAATGTGATTGAGaggatatttgttatttttaaat from Glycine soja cultivar W05 chromosome 8, ASM419377v2, whole genome shotgun sequence includes:
- the LOC114424636 gene encoding uncharacterized protein At2g29880-like → MGDSQENNKGKSRDKDNYVSWTMENTNELLHLLVDAMNRGLRDANGSLSKQNVERIILPQLNAKTKFPKTYSHYLSRMKWFRNQYNMMSTLMRNNSGFGWDPIGKTFTAHEDVWKDYLKSHPSHSKLRGKSMVDYEYLKIVVGGGVSSGNNSISVDPDDTDATTFEPENRTVGIEEFSYDPNSDTFITPNNYEPAYQPPSPNQPSPPSHPPLDSEVPIEKQNCHKRRRSEYGGSSSAVGINNQGNVLENLSVGIGTIAVNFEKISNMMEKREKDRDRDRELEGIIWDVIKEIPNLDDITRFKTAELLNTKAKKDFFLKMSPEERSSWINFKLGNN